From one Lycium ferocissimum isolate CSIRO_LF1 chromosome 7, AGI_CSIRO_Lferr_CH_V1, whole genome shotgun sequence genomic stretch:
- the LOC132065052 gene encoding bifunctional dihydrofolate reductase-thymidylate synthase-like isoform X1, whose translation MASETNTGFSNGNGDAHSTPQRTYQVVVAATRNMGIGKEGKLPWRLSTDLKFFKGITGTTSDPTKKNAVVMGRKTWESIPIEHRPLPGRLNVVLTRSGSFDIATAENVVICGSLGSALQLLAASPYGLSIENVFVIGGGEIFRDSLNAHGCDAIHITEIETDIECDTFTPAIDTSVFQPWYSSFPVVENKIRYSFTTYVRVKNSGVETVNQANSETPGNGSDSLSIEIKAFPFLPKMIFEKHEEYLYLRLVEEIISNGMPKDDRTGTGTLSKFGCQMRFNLRKSFPLLTTKKVFWRGVVEELLWFISGSTSAKVLQEKGIHIWDGNASRDYLDSIGLKDREEGDLGPVYGFQWRHFGARYIDMHTDYSGQGFDQLADVINKVKNNPDDRRIILSAWNPSDLKLMALPPCHMFAQFYVANGELSCQMYQRSADMGLGVPFNIASYALLTCIIAHVSDLVPGDFVHVIGDAHVYRNHVRPLQDQLQKLPRPFPVLKINPQKKDIDSFVAADFNLVGYDPHQKIEMKMAI comes from the exons ATGGCCAGCGAAACAAATACAGGCTTTTCCAACGGCAATGGCGATGCTCATTCTACTCCACAAAGGACTTACCAGGTTGTGGTTGCTGCAACTCGAAATATGGGTATTGGTAAGGAGGGAAAGTTACCTTGGAGACTGTCTACAGATCTCAAGTTCTTCAAGGGTATCACAGGGACTACGTCGGATCCTACAAAAAAGAATGCTGTTGTTATGGGAAGAAAGACTTGGGAAAGTATTCCTATTGAACATCGGCCTCTTCCTGGCCGCCTCAATGTTGTTCTCACACGTTCAGGGAGTTTTGACATTGCTACAGCAGAAAATGTTGTCATATGTGGAAGTTTAGGTTCTGCTTTGCAACTATTGGCCGCCTCACCTTATGGTCTATCTATTGAGAACGTGTTTGTTATAGGAGGTGGCGAGATTTTCAG AGATTCCCTGAATGCTCATGGTTGTGATGCAATCCATATCACTGAAATTGAGACTGATATTGAATGTGATACTTTTACTCCTGCTATTGACACCTCGGTATTTCAACCCTGGTACTCATCATTTCCAGTGGTCGAAAACAAGATTCGCTACTCTTTTACTACCTATGTTCGTGTGAAGAATTCTGGAGTAGAAACTGTTAATCAGGCAAATAGTGAGACTCCTGGGAACGGTTCAGATTCTCTTAGTATTGAGATTAAAGCGTTTCCCTTCTTGCCTAAAATGATatttgagaaacatgaagaataCTTGTACCTGAGACTGGTTGAAGAGATCATCTCGAATGGCATGCCAAAGGATGACAGGACTGGCACCGGTACTTTGTCAAAATTTGGTTGCCAG ATGAGATTCAATTTGCGCAAATCATTTCCCCTTCTTACAACAAAG AAAGTTTTTTGGAGAGGTGTCGTTGAAGAACTCCTATGGTTCATCAGTGGATCAACAAGTGCTAAG GTCCTGCAAGAGAAGGGCATTCATATTTGGGATGGCAATGCATCCAGAGATTATCTTGATAG TATTGGCTTGAAGGATAGGGAAGAGGGTGATTTGGGACCAGTATATGGGTTTCAGTGGAGACACTTTGGTGCCAG GTACATTGACATGCATACTGACTACAGTGGCCAAGGGTTTGACCAATTGGCTGATGTTATCAACAAAGTTAAAAACAATCCAGATGACAGACGTATTATTCTTTCAGCTTGGAATCCTTCTGATCTTAAACTGATGGCACTCCCACCTTGTCACATGTTTGCTCAA TTTTATGTAGCCAATGGGGAGTTATCCTGTCAGATGTATCAGCGATCTGCTGATATGGGTTTGGGAGTGCCATTTAACATTGCATCTTATGCCTTGCTGACATGCATTATAGCTCATGTTTCTG ATCTAGTTCCTGGTGATTTTGTCCATGTCATTGGAGATGCTCATGTTTATCGTAATCATGTCAGACCTCTGCAAGACCAGCTTCAGAAGTTGCCCAGACCTTTCCCA GTGCTGAAGATCAATCCGCAGAAAAAGGATATAGATTCCTTTGTTGCTGCTGACTTTAATCTTGTTGGTTATGATCCTCACCAGAAAATAGAAATGAAGATGGCAATATGA
- the LOC132065052 gene encoding bifunctional dihydrofolate reductase-thymidylate synthase-like isoform X2, which produces MASETNTGFSNGNGDAHSTPQRTYQVVVAATRNMGIGKEGKLPWRLSTDLKFFKGITGTTSDPTKKNAVVMGRKTWESIPIEHRPLPGRLNVVLTRSGSFDIATAENVVICGSLGSALQLLAASPYGLSIENVFVIGGGEIFRDSLNAHGCDAIHITEIETDIECDTFTPAIDTSVFQPWYSSFPVVENKIRYSFTTYVRVKNSGVETVNQANSETPGNGSDSLSIEIKAFPFLPKMIFEKHEEYLYLRLVEEIISNGMPKDDRTGTGTLSKFGCQKVFWRGVVEELLWFISGSTSAKVLQEKGIHIWDGNASRDYLDSIGLKDREEGDLGPVYGFQWRHFGARYIDMHTDYSGQGFDQLADVINKVKNNPDDRRIILSAWNPSDLKLMALPPCHMFAQFYVANGELSCQMYQRSADMGLGVPFNIASYALLTCIIAHVSDLVPGDFVHVIGDAHVYRNHVRPLQDQLQKLPRPFPVLKINPQKKDIDSFVAADFNLVGYDPHQKIEMKMAI; this is translated from the exons ATGGCCAGCGAAACAAATACAGGCTTTTCCAACGGCAATGGCGATGCTCATTCTACTCCACAAAGGACTTACCAGGTTGTGGTTGCTGCAACTCGAAATATGGGTATTGGTAAGGAGGGAAAGTTACCTTGGAGACTGTCTACAGATCTCAAGTTCTTCAAGGGTATCACAGGGACTACGTCGGATCCTACAAAAAAGAATGCTGTTGTTATGGGAAGAAAGACTTGGGAAAGTATTCCTATTGAACATCGGCCTCTTCCTGGCCGCCTCAATGTTGTTCTCACACGTTCAGGGAGTTTTGACATTGCTACAGCAGAAAATGTTGTCATATGTGGAAGTTTAGGTTCTGCTTTGCAACTATTGGCCGCCTCACCTTATGGTCTATCTATTGAGAACGTGTTTGTTATAGGAGGTGGCGAGATTTTCAG AGATTCCCTGAATGCTCATGGTTGTGATGCAATCCATATCACTGAAATTGAGACTGATATTGAATGTGATACTTTTACTCCTGCTATTGACACCTCGGTATTTCAACCCTGGTACTCATCATTTCCAGTGGTCGAAAACAAGATTCGCTACTCTTTTACTACCTATGTTCGTGTGAAGAATTCTGGAGTAGAAACTGTTAATCAGGCAAATAGTGAGACTCCTGGGAACGGTTCAGATTCTCTTAGTATTGAGATTAAAGCGTTTCCCTTCTTGCCTAAAATGATatttgagaaacatgaagaataCTTGTACCTGAGACTGGTTGAAGAGATCATCTCGAATGGCATGCCAAAGGATGACAGGACTGGCACCGGTACTTTGTCAAAATTTGGTTGCCAG AAAGTTTTTTGGAGAGGTGTCGTTGAAGAACTCCTATGGTTCATCAGTGGATCAACAAGTGCTAAG GTCCTGCAAGAGAAGGGCATTCATATTTGGGATGGCAATGCATCCAGAGATTATCTTGATAG TATTGGCTTGAAGGATAGGGAAGAGGGTGATTTGGGACCAGTATATGGGTTTCAGTGGAGACACTTTGGTGCCAG GTACATTGACATGCATACTGACTACAGTGGCCAAGGGTTTGACCAATTGGCTGATGTTATCAACAAAGTTAAAAACAATCCAGATGACAGACGTATTATTCTTTCAGCTTGGAATCCTTCTGATCTTAAACTGATGGCACTCCCACCTTGTCACATGTTTGCTCAA TTTTATGTAGCCAATGGGGAGTTATCCTGTCAGATGTATCAGCGATCTGCTGATATGGGTTTGGGAGTGCCATTTAACATTGCATCTTATGCCTTGCTGACATGCATTATAGCTCATGTTTCTG ATCTAGTTCCTGGTGATTTTGTCCATGTCATTGGAGATGCTCATGTTTATCGTAATCATGTCAGACCTCTGCAAGACCAGCTTCAGAAGTTGCCCAGACCTTTCCCA GTGCTGAAGATCAATCCGCAGAAAAAGGATATAGATTCCTTTGTTGCTGCTGACTTTAATCTTGTTGGTTATGATCCTCACCAGAAAATAGAAATGAAGATGGCAATATGA